Genomic window (Sediminispirochaeta smaragdinae DSM 11293):
CGTTATGCTGCAAAGCCAACGCAGAATACCACGCATGATAACGTACCGATGTACAGACATCAACCACATCCACTAATGCTAGCAATTCTTCTGCAGATGAACAAACCTTGATATCATGATCAACAGGCTTTCCCTGTTCCTGCGACATCCGAATATAGATATTTTTCGCCTTTTCTGCCGCCTGTTTATCTATATCATAGATGGCCACCAAATCAGTCTGATCAAGTTCAACATATATTGGAAGATGGGCGTGAGTAAATATATTGCCAGCTCCAATACAACCTATTCTTACACTCTGTTTCATCTCATTTACCTCTCGTTTTATTCTTTGACAGATCCATCAGTCAGTCCACTAATAATTTGTTTCTGGAAAATAATAAAGAACACAATTATTGGAATTACAAACATAATTATTGCAGCAAATAAAGCAGTATAATTTGTATTGAATTGGCTTAAAAAGTACTGTAACGCTATTGGCAGTGTTCTACTCCTGTTTCCGGTAGTTAATATAAAAGCAAATAAGAATTCTTGCCAGCAAAGAATAAATTGCAACACAGCAGCTGTTGCATATCCTGGAGAAGATATCGGCACAATGATCTTAAAAAAAATCTGTGGAAAAGAAGCTCCTTCCAACATTGCTGATTCTTCTATTGCCTTTGGAATTGTCTTGTAATAACCCAAGAGAATATACAGAGTGATCGGCAAACCCAATGCGATATATACTAAACATAAAGCCGTCTTTGTATCATATAGTCCAGTTTTTATGACAAGCATATATATGGGCTGTATGAGAGCAGTGGCTGGAAGAATCAGGGAAACCGACAGAATTAAAATAATTACATTTCTTCCACGAAATTTGAATCTTGCCAAAACATATGCTGACAAAGCCAGAATTATAATATTCCCCAATACGCCAAAGAGTGTGACCAGTATACTATTCCGGTAAAACAACAAGAAAGGAGATATTTCAAAAGCTAACTTGTATCCATATAAGCTTATGCTCTTCGGTAAACTCAATGGAGCATCAATAATTTGGTATGTTGTTTTGAATGAAGACATAAGGACCCATATCAATGGATAGAGAGACATACATATCACAATTATAATAAAACAATAGCCAAGAATCTGACTAAAAGATTTTGTTATTTTCCCTGATAATTTGTTATTCGGCATCTTTATTTACCAAAAAAAGTCGATTGATTCCTAAAATAATAAGGATACCAAAAACAATTAGCAGAACTCCAATTGTATTTGCATAACCATAGTTATTTTCCAACAGGGCAGTCTTATAAAGATATAAAGGAAGACTCAATGTCACATTGCCAGGACCGCCCTGGGTTGTCACATAAATAAATTCAAATTCCTTCAACATTGAAGTAGCAGATAATATGATGCAGGTACCAATCATTGGCTTAATCAAAGGAAGAATAATATGAATTTTGATCTGAAAATCAGAAGCCCCATCAATCATAGCAGATTCAAGAATCGATTGTGAAATTGTAGCCATTTGCGCATGAATAAGTAGCATGACAATAGCCGCAAAAAGGAACCATCCCAAAGTTACGGTAAAAAACGCCGTTGATGGATCAAAAAACCAGTTCTGCGTGAACTCAGGATTAATAAACCTTCGAATAAAAGAATTGACCAAACCGTATTGGGGATTGAATACAAAGAGAAAAATCATTCCCCTTACCACAGGAGAAATGATGTTTGGAATCATATAAGAAATGGAAAGAGCATTCCAAATCCGTTTACGCCTGAATGCCAAAAAGGCCAGCAAGGTCCCCAAGGCTACATGTAAAGTCGACTGAATCAAAACCCAGACAACGGTGTTTAAAATAGCTCTTCTTGCGTTGTCATCCTGAAATAACAAGCGCTTAAAATTATCAAGTCCAACAAATGTCAGAGGCTTTGAGAGCCGCCAATCTGTAAAAGCTGTGGCAATTACCGTCAACAGTGGTAATCCATATATTGCTATAAACAGTAAAAGCGTAGGCAAAAGAAATAAAATTATCCAGATGATAGCTTTATCATGTTTCATTGTTCTTCTTCCACTTCCAGCCCACCCATCCGCTATAAGCAATAGCAGGACAGGTGGGGTATACTCACATTAATTATTCTTTGCAGTTTCTGTCAGTTTTCTAGCAAAATCTTCCGGTGAAAGAGAACCATTTGCAAGCAAAGGATACAATACCGAAAGTTGGTCGGTAACATTTGCATACCATGCCGCCTGAGGATATTGATAAAAATATTTTGCATCTTTTGAGAGTCGAAATAAATCTGCTACAAGGGGATATTTTTCCTTAATTACATCTGTCATTTCCACTTTTGGAGACTCTGGTGACTCTCCCGTCAATTCGAAGTAGTGCTGCTGTGTCTCTGGCTTTGTGAGAAACTTAAGAAATTCAACAGCTGCATCTGCCTTACTTTTGGTTTTTGAACAGCAAAAAGCTCCCTTCGCGGCGGACATAAACACCCCGCCTTCAGGATATATAGCAATACCAACTTTATCGGCAAAGCCTTCCGGGGCCTTATTGGGATCAGAAAAGTCTTTCACCATCCAGGTCCCATTGGCGATGATCGCTGTTCGGCCGCTGAAAAAATTCACGGCTCCATTTTCGTACTTTCCCCCAACAGCATCACCAGTGGTATAGTTCTGAAAGAATTTTTGAATAGAGGCAACACTTTTAATAAACTCTGGAAACTCATAATTAACGGGCTGCTGCCTATTCATAAAATCATTACCAACTTTTCCACTCGTGCCAACCAATGAGCTCAACCAGAGAGAGGTAATCCAGCCTGAATCACCTGTATCAAGAGAGAGAGGAGTAATTCCCGCATTTTTGAGCATATCAAGCTGCTGAAAAAACTCACTCCATGTTTCAGCAGGCTTTTTGATACCAGCTTTCTGAAAAAGTTCTTTATTGTAATAATAACCAATTAAGCGCTTAAAATAAGCTACTCCCATGACTTTATTATCAAAGGTGTTATATGCTAGTGTTGCAGGATCAAAGCCTGAATTCCACACAGGGTCTGCATCTAAATAAGGTGTTAAGTCTACAGTTTTTCCAGCTTCAACACAAAGGTCCAACAAATTGTAACTTGAGAACACAACATCAGGTAGTTTATCGGTAGATAATAAAACCTTAATTTTATCCACGTAATTCTGCTCACCGGGGACTTCCTCAACATTCACCTTAATCGTTCCCTGGTGAGTGTCTGAAAATTCCTTTAACGCCCAGTCAAAAAATTCAGCTGCAGAATGTGTGCCCACATAAGGAGAAAGGACCTTGATTTCAACAGGGGCAGAAGCATCTTTTGCCTCTTGAGTCCCCGCACAGAAAACCATTACAGGAGATAATAACAGTAGCATAACACATACCATTACCCCAACTTTCCCTCTTCTTTCCATAACAAACCTGCCTTTTCTTTTATTTTCATAAGCGTTAACAACGCTATCAGTTATTACCTGCCAGAGACTCTTTCAGAAACATTGTGAACGAATTGTCTATTGCCATCATTGCCGATCCAATAATCCCTGCCTCAGATGAGGCCGAAGCACGTAAATCAACATTGAACCTGAGGAGCTCCGAGGTACGGCGGCACATCGCTTCAATAAGATCATCGCCCAGAATCTGGGCAGTTATTCCGCCTAAAACCATGAGATCGATATCTAGTAAGGCAATAATATTTGCTAAGCTCACACTGAGGTTATCTACCAGATAACTAATAATTTCCTGCTTGATATCTTTGCTGACGTTGTTTAAATCCTCGGGTGATTTAAACCTCCAAATCTCCTGAAGGGCCCTTAAACCAACCAAGTCTTCGATCTGTACGACTCCATCTTCTTTGCTTGTCAGCATATGGCCTATTTCCCCAGCTGAAAAATGGAAACCGCGTCTGATGGAACCGTCCAGTATAAGACCAGAACCCAAGCCTGTCCCAAGGGATATATATCCTAAGTCCGCATCAACCGGCAAATTTCGTAAGAAAAACTCCCCTATCGCTTCTGCATTAACATCATTCTCAACAAAAAGAGGAAAACCAAAGATATCGCATATACTTTTCGAGACTTCATGATACGGGTACCGTATATCCGGATTGTAAAAGGTATGGATATTTTCCGATTCAGAATCAGCGATCTTCGGGATTGCCATACCAACCCCAAGAACCTTCGAAGTTGGTATGTTAGATTTATCCAAAATTTCGCCAATTATGGGAAGCAAGAATTCTGCCGATATCGATCCGATGCTATCAAGCCTGTCATAATACCGCACATCCGAAAAGATGATCTCACCACCAAGGGAAACTATTCCAATACGCAGATACTGACCATCAAAAAGAATTCCCAGTGCATACGCAGCCTGAGGATTGAATTGCAGTTGTTCCAATTTCCTGCCTGGGCCTTCCTTTGTTAATTCCCCCAAGACCTTCAATATTTCTTTTTCCTCAAAGAATTTTACAATCTTCATGACTGTGGGAGAACTGACAGATATTTCCTTCTGAATCATCGTTCGAGTGACAAGCTTTTTCCTACGAATAAATTCAAAGACCCGTTTACGATTGTTATCTCGCATACGCGTAGCCGGATAATCAGCCATTTCTACTCCTTTTATTTTTTAAGTTAATTAATAAATTATATTGTTACGGCTGTCAAGTAATTTCTTCTACAATTATCCACATTTGGGACACACGGAAAGCACGACCCCTCAAATCAGAAATCAAGCAGGTTCCAGCTTCTCTTTATCTTCGCCTCCGTACTTTCCGGTCGTAATCCAGATGACGCAAGGGTTTTACCGCAGATGGTAGCCCTGGCTATTCATTTCAGCGGCGGCGCAGGACTCATAGTCGTTCTCATCAAGGGGATAATCCCAGCAGCCCATGCGGTGGTAGAGCTCACCGCCGAAGCCTCGTTTGAAGCGGTAGAGGCCGTAGAGCGGATGAGAGGGATCGGCTGAAGGAGAGACGCCGAAAAGGTCGTATTCAAGACAACCGGCGGCCTTGGCCTCCTGTATCGCACGCCATTGAAGGGCATAGGTCGCCATGAGGTTTCTTTTGACCGAGGCAGAGGCTCCATAAAGGTAGGTGGCACGTTTTCCGGAAAAAACGAGAAACATGGCGGCCAGTGGCGTTTTTTCAGCCTGGGCAATTAAAAAACGAACTCCGGTATTCGAATCAAATATCGATCGGTCGATTCCGAGCAGATCCTTAAAATGAGTTTCCCGGTGGTGGAATAACCTGTTGCGCCGGCAGGTTTGGCTGTATAGATCGTTCCAGATCGGAAGGTCGTCAAAACCGCCGACTCTCACCGTCACCCCTTTCCTTTCGGCGAGTCTGATGTTGTAACGGGTCTTCGGGCGCATTTCCGCCATAAGGGTCTGTTCGCTTTTGCGCAAATCGAGAAAGATGGTATTAGTGGGGAGAATGTTGGTATTTGCCTTCCGCAGATTCCAATTCCGGGTGGCGAAATTGATTCGCAGCTCCTGACTTTTCTTCTTGGGAGGCCCCAACCAGTTTCCTTCAGGGTCGAAAAAATCGCTGTCACGGGCCCAGGGGGATTCCCACTTCAGATCAAATCGGAGAAAGGCACAGGTCTCCGGCAGGTGGCTGCGCAGCCCTTCGGAAAGCTCTTCAAGCAGTATCCCTTCTTCCTCCTGTTCGGGAAGGATCTCAGGTCCATAGGGAACATAGGCGACAGAGACATCATCCGAAAGCCTGCGGTGGAGCAAAAGGAGGGTCTCCTTATCGAGTGAACCGTCGCTTTTTCGAACAGAAAGCTCGAAGACACGGGAGGCTATCCCCTGACGGGCCTTAACCAGAGACCAGAAGCGTGTTTGCTGCAGAACAGAGCTTTGATACAATTCGTTTACCGATAGATCTTTAATTCTGATATCCATACAACATACTACTCTACCGGAAAAAAAGTTCGGCCGCTACCCGTCTTGATTACGGAACCTCTTTTCGATAGGCTTTCCGCCTGTATGGATGATCTACAGCCCTGCCCTTTGTGCGGGCATTCCCCTTGCAAGATTTTCTCTGAAGATAAAATGGGACGCTATTACCGATGTTATTTCTGTTCGACCATCTTCCTCGATCCTGCGACCCTGCCTCAACCGGAAGCCGAACGTTCACGCTATGCGCTCCATCAAAACCGCCCCACAGACGAAGCTTACCTCGCCTTTCTCAGGCGCTTGGCCGATCCCCTTTGCCGTCTCCTCAACGCCGGGGCCGGCGGACTCGATTACGGCTGTGGCCCGGTCCCCGTCCTGGCCAAGTTGCTTGAACAAAAGGGTATGTCGATAGCATGCTACGATCCCTTCTTTTTCCCGGAACAATCAGTCTTAGAGCATCGGTACGACTTCATCACCTGCTGCGAGGTAGCAGAACACTTTCACCGGCCGAAGGAAGAGTTTTCCCGTATGGCACAGCTGCTGCGGCCAGGCGGCATCCTTGGCATCATGACAAGCTTTTTTCGGGAAACGATCAATTTTGTCGATTGGTACTATCGCCAGGATTTCACTCACGTTTCTTTTTACACAAAGAAGAGCATGGAATATGTCGCAGATCACTTCGGTTTTGAAATTCTCAAGGCCGAAGCGGACCGCAATGTTCTTTTTTTACAAAAACAGTAGGGTAATCCCCTCTTGCGGCAATTTCCTCTTCCTGTGATACTGGTTCCATGGATTCGAGGAAGCATCTCCTGAAAGAAACCGTGCTTTTTCTTCTTTTTTCCGGGCTATTGATTTTCGTCTTTTCCAGGATTTCGGGAAATGTCCGTTACGATTGGCAGTGGTATCGGGTGAAACGATACCTCTTTACCGCAGCAGAAGGCCGGTTCACCTTCGGCCCCCTGCTGCGGGGGCTTGGGGTGACCCTGTGGATCTCCCTCATCAGCCTCCTCTTTTCGTTTCTCATAGGGACGCTTACACTCCTTGCCAGACTCTCCGAGGGCATCGTCGCACCGGTGATCGCCCGGCTTTATGTTAGCCTTATCCGCAACACCCCGCTTCTGATTCAGCTTTTTTTTATCTACTTTGTCATAGCACCGGTTTTCAATATTCCCGCCACCCCTTCGGCAATACTGGCTCTCTCTCTTTTCGAAGGAGCCTATACCTCAGAGATCCTTCGGGGGGCAATTTTTTCTATCTCAAAGGGGCAATGGGAAGCAGCCTATTCCCTCGGTTTTTCCTCGGGTGATCTCTACTGCCGGATCATTTTGCCCCAGGCTCTCAGAACCAGCCTGCCAGCTCTTGCAAATCAGGCCATCAACACGGTAAAGGATTCGGCGCTGGTAAGCACCATAGCCATCTACGATCTCACCATGCGCGGCAGGGAGATCATTTCCGAAACCTTTCTCACCTTCGAAATATGGTTCACCGTTGCCGCCATCTATCTTCTCATTACATTGGGGTTACAATTATGCATACACCTGATCGACCGATCATTGAACTCTCGTCGATAAGCAAAACATTTCCAGGCGGAGTGAGGGCTCTCGACTCGGTAAGCCTTACCGTCAAGGAGGGTGAGGTGGTGGCCGTCATTGGCCCATCGGGATCGGGAAAGAGCACCATGTTGCGCTGCATCAACGGATTGGAAGAGATCG
Coding sequences:
- a CDS encoding carbohydrate ABC transporter permease → MSSFKTTYQIIDAPLSLPKSISLYGYKLAFEISPFLLFYRNSILVTLFGVLGNIIILALSAYVLARFKFRGRNVIILILSVSLILPATALIQPIYMLVIKTGLYDTKTALCLVYIALGLPITLYILLGYYKTIPKAIEESAMLEGASFPQIFFKIIVPISSPGYATAAVLQFILCWQEFLFAFILTTGNRSRTLPIALQYFLSQFNTNYTALFAAIIMFVIPIIVFFIIFQKQIISGLTDGSVKE
- a CDS encoding carbohydrate ABC transporter permease — its product is MKHDKAIIWIILFLLPTLLLFIAIYGLPLLTVIATAFTDWRLSKPLTFVGLDNFKRLLFQDDNARRAILNTVVWVLIQSTLHVALGTLLAFLAFRRKRIWNALSISYMIPNIISPVVRGMIFLFVFNPQYGLVNSFIRRFINPEFTQNWFFDPSTAFFTVTLGWFLFAAIVMLLIHAQMATISQSILESAMIDGASDFQIKIHIILPLIKPMIGTCIILSATSMLKEFEFIYVTTQGGPGNVTLSLPLYLYKTALLENNYGYANTIGVLLIVFGILIILGINRLFLVNKDAE
- a CDS encoding ABC transporter substrate-binding protein, with the protein product MERRGKVGVMVCVMLLLLSPVMVFCAGTQEAKDASAPVEIKVLSPYVGTHSAAEFFDWALKEFSDTHQGTIKVNVEEVPGEQNYVDKIKVLLSTDKLPDVVFSSYNLLDLCVEAGKTVDLTPYLDADPVWNSGFDPATLAYNTFDNKVMGVAYFKRLIGYYYNKELFQKAGIKKPAETWSEFFQQLDMLKNAGITPLSLDTGDSGWITSLWLSSLVGTSGKVGNDFMNRQQPVNYEFPEFIKSVASIQKFFQNYTTGDAVGGKYENGAVNFFSGRTAIIANGTWMVKDFSDPNKAPEGFADKVGIAIYPEGGVFMSAAKGAFCCSKTKSKADAAVEFLKFLTKPETQQHYFELTGESPESPKVEMTDVIKEKYPLVADLFRLSKDAKYFYQYPQAAWYANVTDQLSVLYPLLANGSLSPEDFARKLTETAKNN
- a CDS encoding ROK family protein; this encodes MADYPATRMRDNNRKRVFEFIRRKKLVTRTMIQKEISVSSPTVMKIVKFFEEKEILKVLGELTKEGPGRKLEQLQFNPQAAYALGILFDGQYLRIGIVSLGGEIIFSDVRYYDRLDSIGSISAEFLLPIIGEILDKSNIPTSKVLGVGMAIPKIADSESENIHTFYNPDIRYPYHEVSKSICDIFGFPLFVENDVNAEAIGEFFLRNLPVDADLGYISLGTGLGSGLILDGSIRRGFHFSAGEIGHMLTSKEDGVVQIEDLVGLRALQEIWRFKSPEDLNNVSKDIKQEIISYLVDNLSVSLANIIALLDIDLMVLGGITAQILGDDLIEAMCRRTSELLRFNVDLRASASSEAGIIGSAMMAIDNSFTMFLKESLAGNN
- a CDS encoding lipid II:glycine glycyltransferase FemX; protein product: MDIRIKDLSVNELYQSSVLQQTRFWSLVKARQGIASRVFELSVRKSDGSLDKETLLLLHRRLSDDVSVAYVPYGPEILPEQEEEGILLEELSEGLRSHLPETCAFLRFDLKWESPWARDSDFFDPEGNWLGPPKKKSQELRINFATRNWNLRKANTNILPTNTIFLDLRKSEQTLMAEMRPKTRYNIRLAERKGVTVRVGGFDDLPIWNDLYSQTCRRNRLFHHRETHFKDLLGIDRSIFDSNTGVRFLIAQAEKTPLAAMFLVFSGKRATYLYGASASVKRNLMATYALQWRAIQEAKAAGCLEYDLFGVSPSADPSHPLYGLYRFKRGFGGELYHRMGCWDYPLDENDYESCAAAEMNSQGYHLR
- a CDS encoding class I SAM-dependent methyltransferase produces the protein MGRYYRCYFCSTIFLDPATLPQPEAERSRYALHQNRPTDEAYLAFLRRLADPLCRLLNAGAGGLDYGCGPVPVLAKLLEQKGMSIACYDPFFFPEQSVLEHRYDFITCCEVAEHFHRPKEEFSRMAQLLRPGGILGIMTSFFRETINFVDWYYRQDFTHVSFYTKKSMEYVADHFGFEILKAEADRNVLFLQKQ
- a CDS encoding amino acid ABC transporter permease, with amino-acid sequence MDSRKHLLKETVLFLLFSGLLIFVFSRISGNVRYDWQWYRVKRYLFTAAEGRFTFGPLLRGLGVTLWISLISLLFSFLIGTLTLLARLSEGIVAPVIARLYVSLIRNTPLLIQLFFIYFVIAPVFNIPATPSAILALSLFEGAYTSEILRGAIFSISKGQWEAAYSLGFSSGDLYCRIILPQALRTSLPALANQAINTVKDSALVSTIAIYDLTMRGREIISETFLTFEIWFTVAAIYLLITLGLQLCIHLIDRSLNSRR